One Vicia villosa cultivar HV-30 ecotype Madison, WI unplaced genomic scaffold, Vvil1.0 ctg.003190F_1_1, whole genome shotgun sequence DNA window includes the following coding sequences:
- the LOC131640554 gene encoding uncharacterized protein LOC131640554, which yields MGRYGNSAPDLSKNETTVKETGINNKVTIIITRLDTEIGKRGRSNKVIFGCDKGGKYKDKIETQSATKRHGCPFKIRSTPAKDGFGWKVDVKCRVHNHGLPVRLEGHSFVGRLTTDEKQYVVDLTKRHVPPIHILISLQERDPENVTRITQIYKHKSVI from the exons atgggaag gTATGGAAATTCTGCTCCAGATTTGTCAAAAAACGAGACAACT GTTAAAGAAACTGGAATCAATAATAAAGTGACCATTATCATCACCCGTTTGGACACCGAAATAGGCAAAAGAGGAAGAAGCAACAAAGTGATATTTGGGTGCGATAAAGGGGGAAAATATAAGGATAAAATTGAGACTCAAAGTGCTACTAAGAGACATGGATGTCCATTCAAAATCAGGTCGACTCCAGCAAAAGATGGGTTTGGATGGAAGGTTGATGTAAAATGTAGAGTTCATAATCATGGTTTACCAGTTAGATTAGAAGGTCATTCATTTGTTGGTAGGTTGACAACAGATGAGAAGCAGTATGTTGTTGATTTGACAAAGAGACATGTTCCGCCTATACACATATTGATTTCCTTGCAAGAGCGAGATCCTGAAAATGTCACTCGTATCACGCAAATATACAAGCATAAGAGTGTGATATAA